A single genomic interval of Arachis duranensis cultivar V14167 chromosome 7, aradu.V14167.gnm2.J7QH, whole genome shotgun sequence harbors:
- the LOC107496530 gene encoding anaphase-promoting complex subunit 5, whose amino-acid sequence MSGIFKQPGAFAITPHKVSVCILLKIYAPPAQISLPFPFSSVAHHNRLGLFLLSLTKSCDDILEPKLDELIHQLRMMSQNWMSTWIIDQLMTRLSSLSSPDDLFNFFIDIRGILGGPDSGAIEDDQIILDLNSNLGIFLRRCVLAFNLLSFEGVCHLLTNIGIYCKEEFSNCPPYEAPSLDDSSSNLETYSEYENMDLENFVYEKVSEEIEARKEANERIPFHLHVPNTLLSLVDDIDVPVDSASKQSEKVRVASPYGDPSSNMLRDDDPSGAVFLRTNWQVQGYLQEQADIIEKNGGAVSLNGFEIVLRQLRKLAPELHRVHFLSYLNSLSHDDYIAALENLHCYFDYSAGTEGLDFVPPAGSNSFGRYEVALLCLGMMHFHFGHPKLALEVLTEAVRVSQQQSNDTCLAYTLAAISNLLFENGISSTARLIGSSYSLFTSIGISLSVQQQLFVLLRGSLKRAESLKLKRLVASNHLAMAKFDLTHVQRPLLSFGPKASMKLSTCPVNVCKELRLSSHLISDFCNESSAMTIDGAFSTAWLRNLPKPTGSLLLCPENGSGSSSNVSQFCAQPTSIPGSVMQVLGSSYLLRATAWELYGSTPLARINALVHATCFADASSSSDTALAYVKLIQHLAVFKGYEEAFSALKIAEEKFLSVSKSQILLLKLQLLHDHALHRGHLKLAQKLCDELGVLASPVTGVDMNLKTEASLRHARTLLAANQFREAAAVAHSLFCMCYKYNLQVENASVLLLLAEIHKKSGNAVLGLPYALASLSFCQSFNLDLLKASATLTLAELWLSLGSSHATRALNLVHGAFPMILGHGGLELRSRAYIVEAKCYLSDTNFSVFENYEIVIDSLRQASDELQLLEFHELAAEAFYLMAMVYDKLGQLEKREEAAASFQKHILALQNNKNEDDPLVSVL is encoded by the exons AATTGAGAATGATGAGCCAAAACTGGATGTCGACTTGGATTATTGATCAGTTGATGACTAGGCTATCGTCTCTGTCGTCACCTgatgatttgtttaatttttttattgatatacgAG GAATACTTGGGGGTCCTGATTCGGGTGCCATTGAAGATGACCAAATTATTTTGGACCTTAACAGTAACCTGGGCATATTTCTTCGGCGCTGTGTGCTTGCTTTCAATTTGTTATCATTTGAG GGTGTGTGCCATCTCTTGACAAACATAGGGATATACTGTAAAGAAGAATTCTCAAATTGTCCTCCTTACGAAGCACCTAGTTTAGATGATTCTAGTAGTAATTTGGAGACGTATTCAGAATATGAGAACATGGACCTGGAGAATTTTGTATATGAAAAGGTTTCAGAAGAAATTGAAGCAAGAAAGGAGGCTAATGAAAGAATTCCATTCCATCTTCATGTACCAAATACGCTTCTGAGTTTAGTTGATG ATATTGATGTTCCGGTTGATTCAGCATCTAAACAGAGTGAGAAAGTTAGAGTAGCTAGTCCTTATGGAGATCCTTCAAGTAACATGCTAAGAGATGATGATCCTAGTGGTGCAGTATTCCTGCGCACAAACTGGCAGGTGCAAGGGTACTTACAAGAGCAAGCGGATATAATTGAAAA GAATGGAGGTGCTGTCTCTTTGAATGGGTTTGAAATTGTTCTACGACAGCTACGGAAGTTGGCACCTGAACTACATCGA GTTCACTTTCTGAGCTACTTGAATAGTCTTTCTCATGATGATTATATTGCTGCTTTGGAGAATCTTCATTGCTACTTCGATTACAG TGCAGGGACCGAAGGACTTGATTTTGTCCCTCCAGCTGGTAGTAATAGCTTTGGAAGATATGAAGTTGCTTTGTTATGTTTGGGGATGATGCATTTCCACTTTGGGCATCCAAAGTTGGCTTTAGAG GTTTTGACAGAAGCAGTTCGTGTTTCTCAGCAG CAAAGCAATGATACCTGTCTTGCATACACTTTAGCAGCTATCTCAAACTTGCTTTTTGAGAACGGAATCTCAAGTACAGCTAGGTTGATAGGATCATCATACTCACTTTTTACGAGCATAGGTATTTCACTCTCTGTTCAACAACAATTGTTTGTTCTCTTGAGAGGTTCTTTGAAGAGAGCAGAAAGTCTGAAATTAAAACGGTTGGTGGCTTCCAACCATCTGGCAATGGCCAAGTTTGATTTAACG CATGTCCAGAGGCCCTTGCTATCTTTTGGTCCAAAAGCTTCCATGAAGCTCAGTACGTGCCCTGTTAATGTTTGCAAG GAGCTCAGATTGAGCTCTCATCTCATCAGTGATTTTTGCAATGAGAGTTCTGCAATGACAATTGATGGTGCTTTCAGTACAGCTTGGCTTAGGAATTTACCAAAGCCAACAGGTTCTTTACTACTATGCCCAGAAAATGGATCTGGCAGCAGTTCTAATGTTTCCCAATTCTGTGCACAACCAACCTCAATTCCAGGATCTGTTATGCAAGTATTGGGTTCATCTTATCTACTTCGGGCAACTGCATGGGAGTTATACGGAAG CACTCCGCTGGCTCGCATAAATGCACTGGTACATGCAACTTGCTTTGCTGATGCATCAAG TTCCTCAGATACAGCGTTAGCATATGTAAAGCTCATTCAACATTTAGCAGTCTTCAAAGGATACGAAG AGGCCTTTTCCGCCCTTAAAATCGCAGAGGAGAAGTTTCTCTCTGTCTCAAAATCACAAATCTTACTACTCAAGTTGCAGCTACTTCATGATCATGCTTTACATCG TGGACACTTGAAGTTAGCCCAGAAACTATGCGATGAACTGGGTGTTTTGGCATCACCAGTAACCGGTGTAGATATGAACCTGAAGACAGAAGCAAGCCTTCGGCATGCTCGAACATTACTTGCAGCCAATCAATTCCGAGAG GCCGCTGCTGTGGCACACTCCCTCTTCTGCATGTGCTACAAGTACAATCTGCAAGTTGAGAATGCTTCAGTTCTTCTTTTACTTGCTGAAATTCACAAG AAATCCGGAAACGCAGTTCTAGGCCTTCCATATGCATTAGCAAGCCTTTCATTCTGCCAGTCATTTAATTTGGATCTTCTAAAAGCCTCTGCTACTCTTACTCTAGCTGAGTTGTGGCTCTCTCTTGGATCAAGCCATGCAACAAGGGCTTTGAACCTTGTCCATGGAGCCTTCCCAATGATTCTTGGTCACGGTGGTTTGGAGCTCCGCTCACGGGCTTATATTGTTGAAGCAAAGTGCTATCTATCCGATACAAACTTCAGTG TCTTTGAGAATTACGAGATTGTGATAGATTCATTAAGACAGGCATCTGATGAACTCCAACTTTTGGAG TTTCATGAACTGGCAGCTGAAGCTTTCTATTTGATGGCCATGGTATACGACAAACTTGGACAATTAGAGAAAAGGGAAGAGGCTGCAGCTTCattccagaaacatatcttggctctccaaaataataaaaatgaggaTGATCCTCTTGTAAGTGTATTATGA
- the LOC107496421 gene encoding 4-hydroxyphenylpyruvate dioxygenase produces MVTQTQQNAPSSSPEPAFKLNAVHASYLLRSGDLNFLFSAPYSASIAGDGASASVPSFSASDCHSFAAKHGLAVRAVAIEVEDASAAFSASVANGAKPVSPAVLLDNNVGFAEVHLYGDVVLRYISYSDPTRESNLNPSLRFLPGFEAVEADSSFPELDYGIRRLDHAVGNVPELAPAVNYLKKFTGFHEFAEFTAEDVGTSESGLNSVVLASNDEMVLLPLNEPVYGTKRKSQIETYLEHNEGAGLQHLALVSEDIFRTLREMRKRSTVGGFQFMPSPPPTYYRNLKKRAGDVLSDEQIKECEELGILVDRDDQGTLLQIFTKPVGDRPTIFIEIIQRIGCMLKDEEGKVYQKGGCGGFGKGNFSELFKSIEEYEKTLESRRTA; encoded by the exons ATGGTTACCCAAACGCAACAGAACGCTCCCTCGTCTTCCCCCGAACCGGCTTTTAAGCTAAACGCAGTTCATGCCTCCTACCTCCTCCGCTCCGGCGACCTCAATTTCCTCTTCTCCGCTCCTTATTCCGCCTCAATCGCCGGCGATGGTGCCTCCGCTTCCGTTCCCTCCTTCTCTGCCTCTGATTGCCACTCCTTCGCAGCTAAACACGGCCTCGCCGTCCGCGCCGTCGCCATCGAGGTGGAAGACGCCTCCGCCGCCTTCTCCGCCAGCGTCGCCAACGGCGCGAAACCTGTATCTCCGGCGGTTCTCCTCGACAACAACGTCGGATTCGCCGAAGTTCATCTCTACGGCGACGTCGTTCTCCGCTACATCAGCTACTCCGACCCGACCCGAGAATCAAACCTGAATCCTAGCTTACGGTTCCTCCCTGGATTCGAAGCCGTGGAGGCTGATTCGTCGTTCCCGGAGCTAGATTACGGTATCCGGCGACTCGACCACGCCGTCGGGAACGTGCCGGAGCTGGCGCCGGCAGTGAATTACTTGAAGAAATTCACCGGATTCCACGAGTTCGCTGAGTTCACGGCGGAGGACGTTGGAACGAGTGAGTCAGGGCTGAACTCGGTAGTTCTTGCGAGCAACGATGAGATGGTTCTTCTTCCGTTGAACGAACCGGTGTACGGAACAAAGAGGAAGAGCCAGATTGAAACGTACCTGGAGCACAACGAAGGTGCAGGGTTACAGCACTTGGCGTTGGTCTCCGAAGACATATTCAGGACTCTGAGGGAGATGAGGAAGAGAAGCACCGTCGGTGGTTTTCAGTTCATGCCGTCTCCGCCGCCAACGTATTACCGGAACTTGAAGAAGCGTGCCGGTGATGTGCTGAGTGATGAACAGATTAAGGAGTGTGAGGAGCTTGGAATTCTTGTTGATAGGGACGATCAGGGCACTCTGCTTCAGATTTTCACCAAACCTGTTGGTGATAG GCCAACCATTTTTATAGAGATAATTCAGAGAATTGGATGCATGCTCAAGGATGAAGAAGGAAAGGTGTACCAAAAAGGTGGATGTGGGGGTTTTGGAAAAGGCAACTTCTCTGAGCTTTTTAAATCCATTGAAGAATATGAGAAGACTTTGGAAAGTAGAAGAACTGCATAA